The following proteins are encoded in a genomic region of Amycolatopsis sulphurea:
- a CDS encoding PH domain-containing protein, protein MFAPRDPDEYLLDTERRVIRIRRHWAVLLWDTFEAAALLAVCVLISYLLPPSMWVVQNVLWYVALVVVLRFAYVVVEWWVERLVVTDKRFVMTTGVFTTQVLMMPISKVTDLTYQRSAWGRMLGYGTMVVESAGQIQALNRIDYLPRPEEFYDTISELVFGDKQKQAERFSMIKAQRAARGKKLVG, encoded by the coding sequence ATGTTCGCGCCACGCGACCCTGACGAGTACCTCCTCGACACGGAACGGCGGGTCATCCGGATCCGCCGGCACTGGGCCGTGCTGCTCTGGGACACCTTCGAGGCGGCCGCGCTGCTCGCGGTCTGTGTCCTCATCTCCTACCTGCTGCCACCGTCGATGTGGGTGGTGCAGAACGTCCTCTGGTATGTCGCGCTGGTGGTCGTGCTGCGCTTCGCCTACGTGGTCGTCGAGTGGTGGGTCGAGCGGCTGGTGGTCACCGACAAACGGTTCGTGATGACCACCGGTGTGTTCACCACCCAGGTGCTGATGATGCCGATCAGCAAGGTCACCGACCTCACCTACCAGCGCTCGGCCTGGGGCCGGATGCTCGGATACGGCACCATGGTGGTCGAGTCCGCCGGGCAGATCCAGGCGCTCAACCGGATCGACTACCTGCCGCGGCCGGAGGAGTTCTACGACACCATCTCCGAACTGGTGTTCGGGGACAAGCAGAAGCAGGCCGAGCGGTTCTCGATGATCAAGGCGCAGCGCGCGGCCAGGGGCAAGAAGCTCGTCGGCTGA
- a CDS encoding TetR/AcrR family transcriptional regulator, with product MTEEAPAVAAPRPLRRDAERNRRRILESARVIFGRRGLDATLDDIAHHAGLGVGTVYRRFPSKEHLVEAMFAERLDEMGELARKALHATDPWQGFVDFLWQAAELHTDDRGLRDILLSNAFGHEHVAEAKARIVPLVTQLMERAQAAGQLRADLVPTDLPLLNQMIGAVTEYTAHAEPQAWRRCMALLIDGLRAEPGRASELPCPGLPLDVIDQVMCTWRQPRHQQT from the coding sequence ATGACAGAGGAAGCGCCGGCCGTCGCGGCGCCGCGACCGCTGCGCCGCGACGCCGAACGCAACCGGCGGCGGATCCTCGAATCCGCCAGGGTGATCTTCGGCCGTCGCGGCCTGGACGCCACCCTCGACGACATCGCCCATCACGCCGGCCTCGGGGTCGGCACCGTCTACCGCCGCTTCCCCAGCAAGGAACACCTGGTCGAGGCCATGTTCGCGGAACGCCTCGACGAGATGGGCGAGCTCGCCCGGAAGGCGCTGCACGCCACCGATCCGTGGCAGGGCTTCGTCGATTTCCTGTGGCAGGCCGCGGAACTGCACACCGACGACCGCGGGCTGCGCGACATTCTGCTGTCCAACGCGTTCGGCCATGAGCACGTCGCGGAGGCGAAGGCCCGGATAGTGCCGTTGGTCACGCAGCTGATGGAGCGGGCACAGGCCGCCGGGCAGCTGCGCGCGGATCTCGTGCCGACCGATCTGCCGTTGCTGAACCAGATGATCGGCGCGGTGACCGAGTACACCGCGCATGCGGAGCCGCAGGCCTGGCGCCGCTGTATGGCGTTGCTGATCGACGGCCTCCGCGCCGAACCGGGTAGAGCGAGCGAGCTGCCGTGTCCCGGGCTGCCGCTGGACGTGATCGATCAGGTGATGTGCACCTGGCGTCAGCCGCGGCATCAGCAGACCTGA
- the corA gene encoding magnesium/cobalt transporter CorA — translation MPAIPSLGGLRGRGNNRAKATPERPIPVPLSAYVVDCAVYVEGKRLPGRWTHAEAIKEVRRRHAGFVWIGLHEPDSEQIQGIAETFGLHELAVEDALEAHQRPKLERYDDTLFLVLKTVRYVEHESPTTANEIVETGELMVFLGRDFAITVRHGNHSGLARLRRDLDSDQERLALGPAAVVHAIADHVVDHYLDVTSRIESDIDEIEAQVFAPRSQVSAEQIYLMKREVLELRRAVMPLATPVSRLAEGYTRLVPDEVRSYFRDVADHHATVSERVAAFDELLSTLVDATVTKISLQQNTDMRKITSWAAIITVPTMIAGIYGMNFDYMPELHWQFGYPITVTVILGICLLLYRIFRKNGWL, via the coding sequence ATGCCTGCCATTCCCTCGCTCGGCGGCCTTCGCGGCCGCGGCAACAACCGGGCCAAGGCCACCCCCGAGCGGCCGATCCCGGTCCCGCTGTCGGCGTACGTGGTCGACTGCGCGGTGTATGTCGAGGGCAAACGGCTGCCCGGCCGCTGGACGCACGCCGAGGCGATCAAGGAAGTACGCCGGCGCCACGCCGGGTTCGTCTGGATCGGCCTGCACGAACCCGACTCCGAGCAGATCCAGGGCATCGCGGAGACCTTCGGGCTGCACGAGCTGGCCGTGGAGGACGCGCTCGAAGCCCACCAGCGGCCGAAGCTGGAGCGCTACGACGACACACTGTTCCTGGTGCTCAAGACGGTCCGCTACGTGGAGCACGAGTCGCCGACCACGGCCAACGAGATCGTGGAGACCGGCGAGCTGATGGTGTTCCTCGGCCGCGACTTCGCGATCACCGTCCGGCACGGCAACCACTCCGGGCTGGCCCGGCTGCGCCGTGACCTGGACTCCGACCAGGAGCGGCTGGCACTGGGCCCGGCCGCGGTGGTGCACGCCATCGCCGACCACGTGGTCGACCACTACCTGGACGTGACCAGCCGGATCGAATCGGACATCGACGAGATCGAGGCGCAGGTGTTCGCCCCGCGCTCGCAGGTCAGCGCCGAGCAGATCTACCTGATGAAGCGGGAGGTGCTGGAGCTGCGCCGCGCGGTGATGCCGCTGGCCACCCCGGTCTCCCGGCTGGCCGAGGGCTACACCCGGCTGGTGCCCGACGAGGTCCGCTCCTACTTCCGGGACGTGGCCGATCACCACGCGACGGTGTCCGAGCGGGTGGCCGCGTTCGACGAACTGCTGAGCACCCTGGTCGACGCCACGGTCACGAAGATCTCGCTGCAGCAGAACACCGACATGCGCAAGATCACCTCGTGGGCGGCGATCATCACGGTGCCCACCATGATCGCGGGCATCTACGGCATGAACTTCGACTACATGCCCGAACTGCACTGGCAGTTCGGCTATCCGATCACGGTCACCGTGATCCTCGGGATCTGCCTGCTGCTGTACCGAATATTCCGGAAGAACGGCTGGTTGTAG
- a CDS encoding ABC transporter substrate-binding protein produces the protein MGKYRSGRSPARAMAGLGAALVASGLIAGCGSSSGLKINVYYSPEDHFQSVVDNCNKAAGGQYQIVYNKLQRGSDDQRIQLARRLAAGDDSMDVLGLDVTWVPEFAQAGWIDEWTGADQAAASAGVLAGPLKTATYQGKLYAAPKNTNVQLLWYDDRITPRPPKTWAEMMRISQQLKGEHKPYSIVFTGAQYEGLVVVYNTLVESLGGHILSDDGKSVVMDEGAVQALQLLKQVTSSGITDPSLTNQKEDDVRRSFQRGDAAFELNWPFVYASYAEERPQDLAHFKWAVYPEAKPGAPAKTTIGGYDLAVSSLSKHKPEAYAAALCLRSAENQKYSAINDGVPPTIESVYHDDRPLDPGKPASADNPNMAVKYPMRETILDALRTAALRPLSPAYQNASTVMSKVLSPPSEIDPRATADKLREQLDDALQSKGVIP, from the coding sequence ATGGGGAAGTACCGGTCCGGGCGTTCGCCTGCCCGGGCGATGGCAGGGCTGGGTGCCGCGCTGGTGGCATCCGGCCTGATCGCCGGATGCGGATCGAGTTCCGGCCTGAAAATCAACGTCTACTACTCGCCCGAAGACCATTTTCAGTCGGTTGTGGACAACTGTAACAAGGCGGCCGGCGGGCAGTACCAGATCGTCTACAACAAGCTCCAGCGCGGTTCCGACGATCAGCGGATCCAGCTGGCCCGCAGGCTGGCCGCCGGCGACGACTCGATGGACGTGCTCGGTCTCGACGTGACCTGGGTTCCGGAGTTCGCCCAAGCGGGCTGGATCGACGAGTGGACCGGGGCGGACCAGGCCGCGGCCTCCGCCGGGGTCCTGGCTGGTCCGCTGAAGACCGCCACCTATCAGGGAAAACTCTACGCGGCGCCGAAGAACACCAATGTCCAGCTGCTCTGGTACGACGACCGGATCACCCCGCGCCCGCCGAAGACCTGGGCCGAGATGATGCGGATATCCCAGCAGCTCAAGGGTGAGCACAAGCCGTACTCGATTGTTTTCACCGGCGCGCAGTACGAAGGCCTGGTGGTCGTCTACAACACCCTCGTCGAATCGCTCGGCGGGCACATCCTCTCCGACGACGGCAAATCCGTGGTGATGGACGAGGGCGCGGTGCAGGCACTGCAGCTGCTCAAGCAGGTCACTTCGAGCGGGATCACCGATCCCTCGCTGACCAACCAGAAAGAGGACGACGTCCGGCGGAGCTTCCAGCGCGGGGACGCCGCCTTCGAGCTGAACTGGCCGTTCGTCTACGCCTCCTACGCCGAGGAGCGGCCGCAGGATCTGGCGCACTTCAAATGGGCGGTCTACCCGGAGGCGAAGCCCGGTGCCCCGGCCAAGACCACGATCGGTGGCTACGATCTGGCGGTGAGCAGCCTCTCGAAGCACAAACCGGAGGCCTATGCCGCGGCATTGTGCTTGCGCAGTGCGGAGAATCAGAAGTATTCCGCGATCAACGACGGGGTGCCCCCGACCATCGAATCGGTCTATCACGACGATCGGCCGCTGGACCCGGGTAAACCCGCATCCGCGGACAATCCGAACATGGCCGTGAAATATCCGATGCGCGAGACCATTCTCGACGCGTTGAGGACCGCCGCGCTGCGCCCGCTTTCCCCGGCGTACCAGAACGCGTCCACGGTGATGTCGAAGGTGCTCTCCCCGCCGTCCGAGATCGATCCGCGGGCGACCGCGGACAAACTGCGTGAACAGCTCGACGACGCGCTCCAGTCGAAGGGGGTGATCCCGTGA
- a CDS encoding ABC transporter ATP-binding protein, producing MAEIVLDKVSKRYPDGALAVSDVDITIADGEFVILVGPSGCGKSTTLNMVAGLEDISGGELRIDGERVNEKAPKDRDIAMVFQSYALYPHMSVRENMAFPLRLAKVDDATVRAKVEEAAQILDLTQHLDRRPSNLSGGQRQRVAMGRAIVRSPKAFLMDEPLSNLDAKLRGQMRTSVSKIQKQLGTTTLYVTHDQTEAMTLGDRVVVLRGGYVQQIGAPQFLYDNPANLFVAGFIGSPSMNFVPATLENGEIRSALGTAPLPDPVRRLAEAADAPREVLMGIRPEHFEDASLVDSARQGAEFTAHIDVLESMGSEKFAHFTVEGEVASSAELRELAADSGSADVPGAESLIVARLSAESPATENAEVSLWYDADKIKLFDPSSGTNFTYTE from the coding sequence ATGGCTGAAATCGTTCTCGACAAGGTTTCCAAGCGTTATCCCGACGGTGCGCTCGCGGTGTCCGATGTGGACATCACCATTGCGGACGGCGAGTTCGTCATCCTGGTGGGCCCGTCCGGCTGCGGGAAGTCGACCACGCTGAACATGGTGGCCGGGCTGGAGGACATCTCCGGCGGTGAGCTGCGCATCGACGGCGAGCGGGTCAACGAGAAGGCGCCGAAGGACCGGGACATCGCGATGGTGTTCCAGTCCTACGCGCTGTACCCGCACATGAGCGTGCGGGAGAACATGGCCTTCCCGCTCCGGCTGGCCAAAGTGGATGACGCCACGGTGCGGGCGAAGGTGGAGGAGGCGGCGCAGATCCTGGATCTGACGCAGCACCTGGACCGCAGGCCGTCGAACCTTTCCGGCGGCCAGCGGCAGCGCGTGGCGATGGGGCGGGCGATCGTGCGCAGCCCCAAGGCGTTCCTGATGGACGAACCACTGTCCAATTTGGACGCAAAGCTGCGCGGCCAGATGCGCACCTCGGTGTCGAAGATCCAGAAGCAACTCGGCACGACGACGCTGTACGTCACGCACGACCAGACCGAGGCCATGACCCTCGGCGACCGGGTCGTGGTGCTGCGCGGTGGGTACGTGCAGCAGATCGGTGCGCCGCAGTTTCTCTACGACAACCCGGCGAACCTGTTCGTGGCGGGCTTCATCGGTTCACCGTCGATGAACTTCGTCCCCGCGACCCTGGAGAACGGAGAGATCCGCAGCGCACTGGGCACGGCGCCGCTGCCGGACCCGGTCCGCCGGCTGGCCGAGGCGGCCGACGCGCCCCGCGAGGTGCTGATGGGCATCCGCCCGGAACACTTCGAGGACGCGTCGCTGGTCGATTCCGCACGCCAGGGTGCGGAGTTCACGGCGCACATCGACGTGCTGGAGTCGATGGGCTCGGAGAAGTTCGCCCACTTCACCGTCGAGGGTGAGGTCGCCAGCTCCGCGGAGCTGCGGGAACTGGCCGCGGACAGCGGTTCGGCCGACGTGCCCGGCGCGGAGTCGCTCATCGTGGCCCGCCTGTCCGCCGAGTCGCCCGCGACGGAGAACGCGGAGGTCTCCCTCTGGTACGACGCGGACAAGATCAAGCTGTTCGACCCGAGCAGCGGGACGAACTTCACCTACACCGAGTAG
- a CDS encoding DUF2332 domain-containing protein: MALEKIKQTLRTFAEVEARGVSPLYDHLATHAAEDDDVAGLLTGARGGEARGTLLLAVAHRLVQADPIHPLSRYYPSVGGFDGVDGETWPLFRAFLLERADQARELIAARYTQTNEVRRAALVYPAVAAAAKEAGGKIALLEVGCSAGLLLGLDRFAYRYQCDGGEQLVAGPAKAAVGLHCALDLAPGAVLPKLPKKVAVAARLGLDRAPVDLSDEDELAWLEACIWADQVDRIRLLRTAAAEQRKHAPDLHTGDAVDDLAEAAAALPAELPLVVLTSHALAYLGDRRGDFVAEVGRLAGQRPVWWVSQEFYRAGLELVLPGREDLAAGPAGAAGEPQQAVLGLTTWSDGNPAARALARTTPHGQRMTWLG, encoded by the coding sequence ATCGCCCTGGAGAAGATCAAGCAGACCCTGCGCACGTTCGCCGAGGTGGAAGCGCGCGGCGTGTCTCCGCTGTACGACCACCTCGCCACCCACGCGGCGGAGGACGACGACGTCGCCGGCCTGCTCACCGGCGCCCGCGGCGGCGAAGCGCGCGGCACTCTCCTGCTCGCCGTCGCACACCGGCTGGTCCAGGCCGACCCGATCCACCCACTATCGCGGTACTACCCGTCGGTCGGCGGGTTCGACGGTGTCGACGGGGAGACCTGGCCGCTGTTCCGGGCGTTCCTGCTGGAGCGCGCGGACCAGGCCCGCGAGCTCATCGCGGCGAGGTACACCCAGACCAACGAAGTCCGCCGCGCTGCCCTCGTCTACCCGGCAGTGGCCGCGGCGGCGAAGGAAGCGGGCGGCAAGATCGCCCTGCTGGAGGTCGGCTGCAGCGCAGGCCTGCTGCTCGGCCTGGACCGCTTCGCCTACCGCTACCAGTGCGACGGCGGCGAACAGCTGGTGGCCGGTCCGGCGAAGGCCGCCGTCGGCCTGCACTGCGCGCTCGACCTGGCACCCGGTGCGGTACTGCCGAAGCTGCCGAAAAAGGTGGCCGTCGCTGCGCGCCTCGGCCTGGACCGAGCCCCCGTCGACCTGTCGGACGAAGACGAGCTGGCCTGGCTGGAAGCGTGCATCTGGGCCGATCAGGTGGACCGCATCCGCCTGCTCCGCACCGCGGCCGCCGAACAACGCAAACACGCGCCCGACCTGCACACCGGCGACGCCGTGGACGACCTGGCCGAGGCTGCTGCGGCGCTCCCGGCGGAGCTGCCCCTCGTCGTGCTGACCAGCCACGCGCTGGCCTATCTCGGCGACCGCCGCGGGGATTTCGTCGCCGAAGTCGGCCGCCTGGCCGGGCAACGGCCGGTGTGGTGGGTGAGCCAGGAGTTCTATCGCGCCGGGCTGGAACTGGTCCTGCCGGGCCGGGAGGACCTGGCCGCCGGCCCGGCGGGTGCTGCCGGTGAGCCGCAGCAGGCCGTCCTCGGCCTGACGACGTGGTCCGACGGGAACCCGGCCGCCCGGGCCTTGGCCCGGACCACTCCGCACGGCCAGCGGATGACCTGGCTGGGCTGA
- a CDS encoding carbohydrate ABC transporter permease: MVMGGAVTTGRKIRWGLVDLLVVVFALVPVLWVVSLSFKTKATLSDGSFFPKEWTLKNYADIFRTTEFLRALVNSIGIAVISTVIAVTLGTMAAYAIARLDFPGKRLLVGLSLLIAMFPQVSLVTPLFNIERGLGLFDTWPGLILPYITFALPLSIYTLSAFFREIPWELEKAAKMDGATPAQAFRKVIAPLAAPGVFTTAILVFILCWNDFLFAISLTSTDASRTVPAALSFFTGSSQFEDPAGQVSAAAVVITVPIIVFVLFFQRRIVAGLTSGAVKG; the protein is encoded by the coding sequence ATGGTCATGGGTGGTGCGGTCACGACCGGCCGCAAGATCCGCTGGGGCCTGGTTGACCTCCTGGTCGTGGTGTTCGCGCTGGTCCCGGTGCTGTGGGTGGTGTCGCTCTCGTTCAAGACGAAGGCCACGCTCAGCGACGGCAGTTTCTTCCCGAAGGAATGGACGCTCAAGAACTACGCGGACATCTTCCGGACCACGGAGTTCCTGCGCGCGCTGGTGAACTCGATCGGCATCGCGGTGATCTCGACCGTGATCGCCGTGACACTCGGCACGATGGCGGCCTACGCGATCGCGCGGCTGGATTTCCCCGGCAAGCGGCTGCTGGTCGGGCTCTCGCTGCTGATCGCGATGTTCCCACAGGTGTCGCTGGTGACCCCGCTGTTCAACATCGAACGCGGGCTCGGCCTGTTCGACACCTGGCCGGGGCTGATCCTGCCGTACATCACTTTCGCGCTGCCGTTGTCGATCTACACGCTGTCCGCCTTCTTCCGGGAAATCCCGTGGGAGCTGGAAAAAGCGGCGAAGATGGACGGGGCGACGCCGGCGCAGGCGTTCCGGAAGGTGATCGCGCCGCTGGCCGCGCCGGGCGTGTTCACCACCGCGATCCTGGTGTTCATCCTCTGCTGGAACGACTTCCTGTTCGCCATCTCGCTGACGTCCACGGACGCCTCGCGCACGGTGCCCGCGGCGTTGTCGTTCTTCACCGGGTCCTCGCAGTTCGAGGATCCGGCCGGCCAGGTGAGCGCGGCCGCGGTCGTGATCACCGTGCCGATCATTGTGTTCGTGTTGTTCTTCCAGCGTCGCATCGTGGCGGGGCTGACGTCCGGTGCGGTGAAGGGCTGA
- a CDS encoding PspC domain-containing protein: MTAPVTTPRLSRPRGDRMIGGVCAGLARRFGIKTGTMRVIAVLSCVLPGPQFVAYLILWAIMPSE, encoded by the coding sequence ATGACGGCACCTGTCACCACACCAAGACTGAGCCGGCCGCGTGGCGATCGCATGATCGGCGGAGTGTGCGCGGGGCTGGCCCGCCGGTTCGGCATCAAGACGGGCACGATGCGGGTTATCGCCGTACTGTCCTGTGTGCTGCCCGGCCCGCAGTTCGTCGCCTACCTGATCCTCTGGGCGATCATGCCCAGCGAATAG
- a CDS encoding NUDIX hydrolase produces MTPLERCVGGIAYDDLGRLLLIRRGHAPGKGLWSLPGGRVEPGETDIEAVIRELREETGLHVTPHTPIGTVVRGHYEITDYECAVSPGPLTAGDDADDARWTDSAELVALHEAGLLTDQLFVTLRDWGALPRT; encoded by the coding sequence ATGACGCCCCTCGAACGCTGCGTCGGCGGCATCGCGTACGACGACCTGGGCAGACTGTTGCTCATCCGGCGCGGGCACGCACCCGGCAAGGGCCTCTGGTCACTCCCCGGCGGACGGGTGGAACCGGGTGAAACGGACATCGAGGCGGTCATTCGCGAGCTCCGCGAGGAGACCGGCCTGCACGTGACCCCGCACACACCGATCGGCACCGTAGTCCGTGGTCACTACGAGATCACCGACTACGAATGCGCAGTCTCGCCCGGCCCACTCACAGCAGGCGACGACGCCGACGACGCCCGCTGGACCGACTCGGCCGAACTGGTGGCTTTGCACGAGGCAGGACTCCTGACGGACCAACTGTTCGTGACCCTGCGTGATTGGGGTGCCCTGCCTCGAACGTAG
- a CDS encoding carbohydrate ABC transporter permease — protein sequence MTVQDATAGAAPATHRKGKPALSEGKKAERRLGLWLCAPAFLVMIAVTGYPIGYSIWLSLQRYDLRFPAQHEFIGFANYAAVLTNSYWWTAFGTTMFLTVVSVVIEFVLGMALALIMHRTLVGRGLVRTVALIPYGIVTVVAAFSWYFAWTPKTGYLADMLASGAAPLTDQWPSLFIIVAAEVWKTTPFMALLLMAGLALVPEDLLKAAAMDGATAWQRFTRVMLPVMKPAILVALLFRTLDAFRIFDNIYVLTNGAQDTGSVSMQTYDNLVKGLNLGIGSTMAVLIFLTVAIIAFLFIKVFGTAAPGSDDGGKR from the coding sequence GTGACCGTTCAGGACGCCACTGCCGGGGCCGCGCCGGCGACCCATCGCAAGGGCAAGCCCGCGCTGTCGGAAGGGAAGAAAGCCGAACGGCGGCTGGGGCTGTGGCTGTGCGCCCCGGCATTCCTGGTGATGATCGCGGTGACCGGCTATCCGATCGGGTACTCGATCTGGCTGTCGCTGCAGCGTTACGACCTGCGTTTCCCCGCACAGCACGAGTTCATCGGCTTCGCCAACTACGCCGCGGTGCTCACGAATTCCTATTGGTGGACCGCGTTCGGCACGACCATGTTCCTCACCGTGGTGTCGGTGGTGATCGAGTTCGTGCTCGGCATGGCGCTCGCGCTGATCATGCACCGCACGCTCGTCGGCCGCGGGCTGGTGCGCACCGTCGCGCTGATCCCGTACGGCATCGTCACGGTGGTCGCGGCGTTCTCGTGGTATTTCGCGTGGACGCCGAAAACCGGGTATCTGGCGGACATGCTGGCCTCCGGCGCGGCGCCACTGACCGATCAGTGGCCCTCGCTGTTCATCATCGTGGCCGCCGAGGTCTGGAAGACCACGCCGTTCATGGCGCTGCTGCTGATGGCCGGGCTGGCACTGGTGCCCGAAGATCTGCTCAAGGCCGCCGCGATGGACGGGGCCACCGCGTGGCAGCGGTTCACCAGGGTGATGCTGCCGGTGATGAAGCCGGCGATTCTCGTCGCGCTGCTGTTCCGCACGCTCGACGCGTTCCGCATCTTCGACAACATCTACGTGCTGACCAATGGCGCGCAGGACACCGGTTCGGTCTCGATGCAGACCTACGACAACCTGGTGAAGGGCCTCAACCTCGGCATCGGCTCGACGATGGCGGTGCTGATCTTCCTCACGGTGGCGATCATCGCGTTCCTTTTCATCAAGGTGTTCGGCACCGCGGCACCGGGTTCGGACGACGGGGGTAAGCGCTGA
- a CDS encoding MFS transporter: MTEPTATLDRPGEGDPAANPHHSRRWMILVMIGIAQLMVVLDSTVVNIALPSAQVDLGFSNDARQWVVTAYALAFGSLLLLGGRLADLFGRKPAFLVGLAGFAAVSAVGGLAGNIEMLLIARAAQGVFGALLAPAALSLLTTTFTDPKERGRAFGVYGAIGGGGAAVGLLLGGVLTEYLDWRWCMFVNIVFAGIAFIGGMVLLRGKGADGPRPKLDLPGTVTASGGLFALVYGFSNAEHGSWGTPSVWGFLLVGVLLLATFVVLQQRVRHPLLPLRVLLDRDRGGSYLAMFLLAIGMFAIFLFLTFYVQQNLHFTPIQSGLGFLPMVATLMIAATTATSMLLPRFGPKPLLPTGMLVAAAGLFWLSGIDVSSTFAGGVLGPLMVTGAGIGLAMAPAMSVATLGVATRDAGVASAAVNTMQQVGGSIGTALLSTIASNAAASFVVGRAPAPQLAAEAAVHSYTMAFTWAAGIFAAGGVITGLLLRPGVPSRQPATAAVHM, translated from the coding sequence ATGACCGAGCCCACGGCCACCCTCGATCGCCCGGGGGAGGGCGATCCGGCCGCGAACCCGCATCATTCCCGGCGCTGGATGATCCTGGTGATGATCGGGATCGCCCAGCTGATGGTCGTGCTCGATTCGACCGTCGTGAACATCGCCCTGCCGTCCGCGCAGGTCGACCTCGGCTTCTCCAATGACGCCCGCCAGTGGGTGGTCACCGCGTACGCGCTCGCGTTCGGCAGCCTGCTGCTGCTCGGCGGCCGTCTCGCGGACCTGTTCGGCCGAAAGCCGGCGTTCCTCGTGGGGCTGGCCGGCTTCGCCGCGGTGTCCGCGGTCGGCGGCCTCGCGGGCAACATCGAGATGCTGCTGATCGCCCGCGCCGCGCAAGGGGTCTTCGGCGCGCTGCTCGCGCCGGCCGCGTTGTCCTTGCTCACCACCACGTTCACCGACCCGAAGGAACGCGGCCGCGCGTTCGGCGTGTACGGCGCGATCGGTGGCGGGGGAGCCGCGGTCGGCCTGCTGCTCGGCGGGGTGCTCACCGAGTATCTCGACTGGCGTTGGTGCATGTTCGTGAACATCGTCTTCGCCGGTATCGCCTTCATCGGCGGTATGGTGCTGCTGCGCGGCAAGGGGGCCGACGGCCCGCGGCCGAAGCTGGACCTGCCCGGCACGGTCACCGCCTCGGGCGGATTGTTCGCGCTCGTCTACGGATTCTCCAACGCCGAGCACGGTTCCTGGGGCACGCCCTCGGTGTGGGGCTTCCTGCTCGTCGGCGTGCTGCTGCTGGCCACCTTCGTGGTGCTGCAGCAGCGGGTGCGGCATCCGCTGCTGCCGCTGCGGGTACTGCTCGACCGGGACCGCGGCGGTTCCTACCTGGCGATGTTCCTGCTCGCGATCGGGATGTTCGCGATCTTCCTGTTCCTCACCTTCTATGTGCAGCAGAATCTGCACTTCACGCCGATCCAGAGCGGGCTGGGCTTCCTGCCGATGGTGGCCACGCTGATGATCGCCGCGACCACCGCGACCAGCATGCTGCTGCCCCGGTTCGGGCCGAAACCCCTGCTGCCGACCGGCATGCTGGTCGCCGCGGCCGGGTTGTTCTGGCTCAGCGGCATCGACGTGAGCAGCACCTTCGCCGGGGGCGTGCTCGGCCCGCTGATGGTGACAGGCGCCGGCATCGGCCTGGCCATGGCGCCGGCGATGAGCGTGGCGACGCTCGGCGTGGCGACGCGGGACGCCGGGGTCGCCTCGGCCGCGGTCAACACGATGCAGCAGGTCGGCGGTTCCATCGGTACCGCGCTGCTGAGCACGATCGCGAGCAATGCCGCAGCGTCCTTTGTGGTCGGTCGGGCGCCTGCCCCGCAACTCGCCGCGGAGGCCGCGGTGCACAGCTACACCATGGCGTTCACCTGGGCCGCGGGGATCTTCGCCGCCGGCGGGGTGATCACCGGTCTGCTGCTGCGGCCGGGCGTGCCGAGCCGGCAGCCGGCCACGGCCGCCGTGCACATGTGA
- a CDS encoding general stress protein, whose translation MSSPLGGRRPAGPPRLPTPPTGWPIASYGTYGEAQQAVDYLAENEFEVGDVTIVGVDLMLVERVLGRLSWGRVLGAGAMSGAWFGLFAGLLLGLFVNHGFALQMITGLVLGVLSGLAFAAIGYRMSRGRRDFSSASQLVAGRYDVLCQPRTAERGRELLAKLSLRPSAGDA comes from the coding sequence GTGAGCAGTCCCCTTGGTGGCCGGCGGCCGGCCGGGCCGCCGCGGCTCCCGACGCCGCCCACCGGCTGGCCGATCGCCTCGTACGGTACCTACGGCGAGGCGCAGCAGGCGGTGGACTACCTCGCGGAGAACGAGTTCGAGGTCGGCGACGTGACCATCGTCGGGGTGGATCTGATGCTGGTGGAACGGGTGCTCGGCCGGCTGTCCTGGGGCCGGGTGCTCGGCGCGGGGGCGATGTCCGGTGCCTGGTTCGGCCTGTTCGCCGGGTTGCTGCTCGGGCTGTTCGTGAACCACGGGTTCGCCCTGCAGATGATCACCGGGCTGGTGCTCGGGGTCCTGTCCGGACTGGCGTTCGCCGCGATCGGCTACCGGATGTCCCGCGGCCGCCGCGATTTCTCCTCCGCGAGCCAGCTGGTCGCGGGCCGCTACGACGTGCTCTGCCAGCCCCGCACCGCCGAACGCGGCCGGGAACTGCTGGCCAAACTCTCCCTGCGGCCGTCGGCCGGAGATGCCTGA